A single window of Eucalyptus grandis isolate ANBG69807.140 chromosome 1, ASM1654582v1, whole genome shotgun sequence DNA harbors:
- the LOC104448442 gene encoding scarecrow-like protein 8, translating to MSSGFSGGSGGGGPEFYTAAGGMSARSIASAMSSVNGNAASQSPFRSQPQFGAGIFLEPNSQMAPQPAQPQPGLVGKRTLMEFQAQQQQQQHQHQHQHNQALSNLILRSVRSKISPRSSPISHLDFSAAVSSPDVMSSLSALSSPAGFSAQRYGLPILQQLRPQPIHLGNGAIHVSNQALGGVSFANVLQNRANPHQAEPENKMMNRLQELEKQLLDDDEEGDGDAVSVITNANSEWSETIQSLISPGQKQISPSPTSSSSSSSPSSSLSVPSPVPICSRQSLMEAATAIYEGRVDVASEILTRLSAVPNPKGNSEPKLMEYMLSALKSRVSPADNPPPVAELFTKDHVSSTQSLYELSPCFKLGFMAANLMILEAASEQPSTNKLHVIDFDVGQEGQYINLLHALSTRQPGIPSILKITTLADGFNGEERLRMVRDRLSELAAQIGVRLVFNIVSQKVSELSRDSLGCEPDEVLAVNLAFKLYRMPDESVSMENPRDELLRRVKGLAPRVVTLVEQEMNGNTAPFATRAGEALGYYGALLESLESTVPRDSSDRGRAEEGLSRKLGNSVACEGRDRVERCEVFGKWRARMGMAGFELKPLGQHVAESMKARLESGNRVNPGFTVKEENGGVCFGWLGRTLTVASAWR from the coding sequence atGTCGTCTGGCTTCTCCGGCGGGAGCGGCGGCGGGGGCCCGGAGTTCTACACCGCCGCCGGTGGGATGAGCGCCAGATCTATCGCCAGCGCCATGAGCTCCGTCAACGGCAACGCCGCCTCGCAGTCCCCCTTCCGATCGCAGCCGCAGTTCGGCGCCGGAATCTTCCTGGAGCCTAACTCCCAGATGGCGCCGCAGCCGGCGCAGCCGCAGCCGGGCCTCGTCGGCAAGCGGACGCTTATGGAGTTTCaggcgcagcagcagcagcagcagcatcagcatcagcatcagCATAACCAGGCCCTGAGCAACCTCATCTTGCGGTCCGTGAGGTCGAAAATCTCTCCGCGGTCCTCGCCGATTTCGCACCTGGACTTCTCCGCTGCCGTTTCTTCCCCCGACGTAATGTCTAGCTTATCGGCGCTGTCTTCGCCGGCGGGCTTCTCCGCGCAAAGGTACGGCCTTCCTATCCTTCAACAGCTCAGGCCACAGCCCATACATCTCGGTAACGGCGCGATCCACGTGAGCAATCAGGCTCTGGGGGGAGTTTCGTTCGCGAACGTGCTCCAAAACAGAGCGAATCCTCACCAAGCGGAGCCGGAGAACAAGATGATGAATCGTCTGCAGGAGCTCGAAAAGCAGCTCTTGGATGACGACGAGGAGGGCGACGGGGACGCCGTCTCCGTGATTACTAACGCTAACAGCGAGTGGTCCGAGACAATTCAGAGTCTCATAAGTCCCGGTCAGAAGCAGATATCTCCGTCGCCGACCTCGTCTTCTTCGTCGTCCTCGCCTTCGTCTTCATTGTCCGTGCCGTCGCCGGTACCCATCTGCTCGAGGCAGTCGCTAATGGAGGCCGCGACGGCGATATACGAGGGCAGGGTGGACGTTGCTTCGGAGATCCTGACGCGCTTGTCTGCCGTGCCGAACCCCAAAGGTAATTCAGAGCCGAAACTGATGGAATACATGTTGTCCGCGCTTAAATCGCGCGTGAGCCCTGCCGATAACCCCCCTCCCGTGGCGGAGTTGTTCACCAAGGACCATGTGTCGTCGACTCAGTCGCTTTACGAGCTGTCTCCTTGCTTCAAGCTCGGTTTCATGGCTGCCAATCTCATGATTTTAGAAGCTGCATCGGAGCAACCCTCCACCAACAAGCTCCATGTAATTGATTTCGATGTTGGTCAGGAAGGACAGTACATCAATCTCCTCCACGCGCTGTCCACGCGTCAGCCGGGCATTCCATCCATCCTCAAGATCACGACGCTCGCCGATGGCTTCAACGGGGAGGAGAGGCTCAGGATGGTTAGGGATCGGCTGAGCGAACTCGCGGCCCAGATAGGAGTTAGGTTAGTATTCAACATCGTGAGCCAGAAGGTGAGCGAGCTGAGCCGCGACTCGCTGGGGTGCGAGCCTGACGAGGTGCTGGCGGTGAACCTGGCGTTCAAGCTGTACCGAATGCCGGACGAGAGCGTGTCCATGGAGAACCCGCGCGACGAGCTCCTCCGGCGCGTGAAGGGCCTGGCGCCGCGGGTGGTGACGCTGGTGGAGCAGGAGATGAACGGGAACACGGCGCCCTTCGCGACGCGCGCGGGGGAGGCGCTGGGGTACTACGGGGCCCTGCTCGAGTCGCTCGAGTCCACGGTGCCGCGGGACAGCTCGGATCGGGGGAGGGCGGAGGAGGGGCTGAGTCGGAAATTGGGGAACTCGGTTGCTTGCGAAGGTAGGGACCGGGTCGAAAGATGCGAGGTGTTCGGGAAGTGGAGGGCCCGCATGGGGATGGCTGGGTTCGAGCTGAAGCCACTGGGTCAACACGTGGCCGAATCAATGAAGGCGAGGCTCGAAAGTGGGAACCGGGTCAACCCGGGATTCACGGTGAAAGAAGAGAATGGTGGGGTTTGCTTCGGCTGGCTCGGCCGAACACTCACCGTCGCATCCGCCTGGCGTTAA